In Vicugna pacos chromosome 1, VicPac4, whole genome shotgun sequence, a single window of DNA contains:
- the ZNF80 gene encoding zinc finger protein 80, producing MQDGHLKPVTASHKESLLMEMSWEPSGLGTEDSLCSGVSQKRDSADALRECDSQEPSKDTLVHAGKTLYKCKECGKLFNKNCRLVRHQRIHTGVKPYGCQECGKAFREKVDFVRHVRIHTGEKPYKCAECGKAFSRRSHLMYHQRIHTGQKPYKCSECGKTFNYHSVFVQHIMTHTGEKPFRCEECGKAFHYNSSLTRHMKTHTGEKPYKCRECGKTFTYYSVFFRHGQTHATQKPYKCKDCGKSFYYGYSLSRHKRSHTGEKPYECKDCGKAFAHRSVFVRHTKTHAEKKPLSANNVEEPLVKAFLSLDI from the coding sequence ATGCAGGACGGGCACTTAAAGCCGGTTACAGCCTCCCACAAGGAGAGCCTCCTTATGGAAATGAGCTGGGAACCCAGTGGGCTGGGCACAGAAGATAGTCTGTGCTCAGGGGTTTCACAAAAGCGAGACTCTGCAGATGCTCTCCGTGAATGTGATTCACAGGAACCAAGTAAAGACACCTTGGTTCATGCAGGGAAGACCCTCTACAAATGCAAAGAATGCGGGAAACTGTTTAACAAGAATTGCCGCCTCGTTCGGCATCAGCGGATTCACACTGGAGTGAAGCCTTATGGTTGCCaggagtgtgggaaagcctttcGTGAAAAGGTGGACTTTGTCCGGCACGTGAGGATTCACACTGGGGAGAAGCCCTACAAGTGTGCAgagtgtgggaaggccttcagcCGGAGGTCACACCTCATGTACCACCAGCGGATTCACACTGGCCAGAAGCCCTacaagtgcagtgagtgtggaaAGACCTTCAACTACCACTCTGTTTTCGTCCAGCATATTATGACCCACACTGGAGAAAAACCCTTTCGTTGCgaagaatgtgggaaagcctttcaCTACAACTCTTCCTTAACTCGGCACATGAAGACTCACACCGGGGAGAAGCCCTACAAGTGCAGAGAATGTGGAAAGACCTTCACCTACTACTCTGTTTTTTTCCGACATGGGCAGACCCACGCCACACAAAAGCCCTATAAGTGTAAAGACTGTGGTAAAAGTTTTTACTATGGCTATTCCCTCTCTCGACACAAACGGagtcacactggagagaagccctatgAGTGCAAGGATTGTGGAAAGGCCTTTGCCCACCGCTCTGTGTTTGTCCGGCATACTAAGACCCATGCAGAGAAAAAACCTTTGAGTGCAAATAATGTGGAAGAGCCTCTTGtgaaagcttttctttctcttgacatTTGA